Below is a window of Candidatus Cloacimonadota bacterium DNA.
TGTCGGAGCAAAAACAAGAGTGGAAGCGAGCGGTTACCAGATCGATAGATTAATGGTCGGATCAGAAGGCACTCTGGGAGTGATCGTTGAAGCAATTCTGAAAATCGTTCCAATTCCTAAATTCAGATGTTTAGGAATCGCTAAATTCAACAAATTGGAAAATGCCGGAGACTCGATCTCGGAAATAATGTCCGGTGGGATCAACCTTTCGATGCTGGAACTGATGGACAATATTGCAATCGTAGCCGTAAACAAAGCCCAGGATCTAGGTCTTCCGGATGTGGAAGCAATTCTGATGTTCGAAGCTGACGGTATGGTAAAAGAAGCGATAGATATCGAGATCGAAAAAGTTATCGGTATTTGTAAAAAGCATTCAGGTTTTGGAATCGACTTGAGTTATGATGCCAAAGAAAGAACAAAGATATTCTCCGGAAGGAAAAAATTATTTCCTTCTTTATCAAAGTTTAAAGAATTTCATGTTTGCACATCTCTTGCCGATGATATGGCAGTTCCATATTCAAAAATGGCAGAAACCGCCGGTAAGATACACGAAATCGCCGATCGCAATCATGTGATCATGACAGCTTACGGTCATTGTGGTTCAGGCTGTATGCATACCAAGATATTGATGGATCCTACTAAAGAAACTCAATGGGAAGATGCAAAAAAAGCTGTTTCCGAGGTTTATGATTATGTCCAATCAGTCGGTGGAACAACTTCCGCAGAACATGGTATCGGAATCTCCAAAGCTCCGGCTTTCAAAAAAGAGAAATTCAATTCCTTACCGACAATGAGAGCTATAAAAAAAGCATTAGATCCGAATAATATTCTCAATCCGGGAAAATTAATGGATGCTCCGGATGATTGGATTACTGCTACATCGTTAAGATATAGAACTCACTAACTCTTTGAAAAAAAATATCAGGAGTAATAATGGAGTTTAAAAGAATAAAAAAATGGGAAAATGAACTAAATATCTGTATCAGATGCGGATATTGTTTTGAACAGTGTCATCTTTTCAAAATAAAACGCTGGGAAACCGATACTCCTCGCGGAAAATTGATCATGATCTACGGTTTACTGCACGGATTGACAGAACCATCTCTATACATTGCCGAAAAGATATTCGAGTGTTTTTATTGTAAAAGATGCGACAATAATTGTTCTGCCGGAGTTTCTTTGACTGATATTTTTAATGATGCCAGAGCAGATTTGATCGATGCAGGTTTTGATGTTGATGGAACAACTTCCAAAACAAATGATGATCTTTGCTCTCGCTGTGGAATCTGTGTTTCAGTCTGTAAACATGAAGCCCGTTCTCTCGATAAAGAAAACAACAGGATAATCATCGATAAAGTAAAATGTCAGAGTTGCGGCTGCTGTGAAGCTGCATGTCCTTCAGGGGCTGCCTATATTGTTAAGGGTTGGG
It encodes the following:
- a CDS encoding FAD-binding protein produces the protein MGFVNIEKLKSIVGVENVKDDPADLYVYGTDSSVHESMPWVVLRPGKAEEIQEIMRYADSEKIPVIPRGAGSGMSGQAVPINGGIVLDMKRMNKILEINPEDTLVRVEPGVVDDDLNRALKPYGVFYPPAPASSRIATIGGEIANNASGVRSVKYGAVRDSVLGMKVVMANGDLIDVGAKTRVEASGYQIDRLMVGSEGTLGVIVEAILKIVPIPKFRCLGIAKFNKLENAGDSISEIMSGGINLSMLELMDNIAIVAVNKAQDLGLPDVEAILMFEADGMVKEAIDIEIEKVIGICKKHSGFGIDLSYDAKERTKIFSGRKKLFPSLSKFKEFHVCTSLADDMAVPYSKMAETAGKIHEIADRNHVIMTAYGHCGSGCMHTKILMDPTKETQWEDAKKAVSEVYDYVQSVGGTTSAEHGIGISKAPAFKKEKFNSLPTMRAIKKALDPNNILNPGKLMDAPDDWITATSLRYRTH
- a CDS encoding 4Fe-4S dicluster domain-containing protein: MEFKRIKKWENELNICIRCGYCFEQCHLFKIKRWETDTPRGKLIMIYGLLHGLTEPSLYIAEKIFECFYCKRCDNNCSAGVSLTDIFNDARADLIDAGFDVDGTTSKTNDDLCSRCGICVSVCKHEARSLDKENNRIIIDKVKCQSCGCCEAACPSGAAYIVKGWELGDEEMSAKVRTLLEGVDDGSEVDRVLL